The sequence TGCATGCTTTCCATTATCACGAAAATATTCTCCCATCGCACACCCTGCGTATGGAGCCAAGTACTGAAGCGGAGCTGCATCAGATGCTGTTGCGGACACAATGATTGTGTATTTTATAGCATCTGCATCCGTCAAACGTTTGACTAGTTGCGCAACTGTTGAACGTTTTTGTCCGATGGCAACATAGATACAGTACAACTTCTTCTTTTCATCAGCTGCGTCGTTGAAACGCTTTTGATTAATAATAGTATCGACTGCAATAGCCGTTTTACCTGTCTAAAGACGAATCACACtattgaaaattttaaaaatacctGACGGTCTCCGATGATTAGTTCACGCTGACCACGGCCAATGGGAACGAGACTATCAACAGCCTTAATTCCAGTTTGCATCGGTTCACGAACAGAAATACGTGGTATGATACCTGGAGCTTTAACTCCAACACGCTGTCTTGTTTTCGTATTGATAGCACCTGCTCCATCGATTGGATTACCTAAGGCATCAACTACCCGACCAAGTAGCTCTACTCCGACAGGCACGTCAACAATGGCCCCTGCCCGCTTAACAATATCTCCTTCACGGATTAGCTTGTCATTCCCGAAAACGACCACACCAACATTGTCAGGCTCCAAATTTAGAGCCATACCCTAAGGAACGTTAACACTTTAGATGGTTATACCTTTAATCCAGACGAGAATTCCACCATCTCTTCCGCTTGTATATTTTTCAGACCATAGACACGTGCGATCCCATCACCGATACTCAGGACACGTCCAGTTTCCTCCAAGTTTGTTTGTAATGTTTGTCCTAAAATGCGTTCCTCTAAAATACTGGAGAATTCTGGGGCTCCAGCTTTTAAGGTAGATGAAGTGGATAGCCATCGGCATCCAAGTTGTTTAAATACCTAAAAAGAGAGGAAAACATTAATTTTACAGATCAGTAGCAACATGTATGCAATGTACATGCTAATAATAACAAGTGCTAAATTAACTAGGAATTGAAAAATATAGGCTGTGATATCATGATGCAGAGGAAAAGGGTGTTATAAACAGCTCTAGGTTAACATATTTTAGAGAAACAAAACAACTAGAattcttttattttaataaaaagccTAAATTTTATCTTTGCTTTTATGTATGTCACGTGGTTCAGTTAAAATTAACGGAACAAACCGATAGTTGTCAAAGGAAAATGATAAAGCATATGGTCAAGTCATCCAACAAATGGGCATAAGTGGGATGCGTCTGGTGTAGTAGACTAGAGATAAGTTAAAGGCAGTCAGATCAAGACGCAGCAAAATTCCATAGAGTCACTGACTGTTGAATTGAGTTATGTAGGTTGGTGAGGATCACATGATTAGAGTCCACGCAAATATTGTAACGAATAGTTAGACTCTGAATTACACGGTTTAGGATCATCAGTAGCACGTGTGAGATTGCTTTTTACCATCGCATTGTGCACTTTACATTTAGTGACAATGAAGCTTAATTATCAAAAACAAACATTTCCTTTCATTTCAGAACCTGACTGAATATGCACACCAGCTCAAGCCGATAGAACAAGATTCCAACCCGAAAACTTACAGCTTGGAAATCATGGTCTAATTACAAAACGAGACTTTTACAAACACCTAAACTACATGAAGTAACAGAACTATAAGgctcagtcagtcacaacgtaggaccaggcacatatatgcatagtagTTACTTAAATGGTAATATTATATAAAAGATTGAGTATAAGGATACAGTAATGAAGcagttcgtagaaataaaggtaCAAGGCGTTTAATCTCACtactacttacccggtgatcccagcagatgcgagcaatatttctaggaTATCTGTGATTAAGTACTAGTAACtcacgagtatcttctactcttaatggccacattTCGCTGCCGTAGAATAGAACACAACGAACTGCTGCGTAGtgtactcgtcccttaattgataaacggatatctcgccttctccAAGGGTGAAGTAAGTTgtcaaaagccaaacgagctttttgaatccgtgcagagatttggTCAGACttcaacccattagggctgatcagacttccaagtgaagctgtcaacgcgttcaactacttcactccccaACCTTGGTTCAGGTGATGACGCAGACCAGtcgtgaagcaacaacttgtatCTAGAGGGGTAGAACCGCATCCTAAACATATCGGTGTTGTTGCTCAGTGTTACCAAGACTATTTTACCAGTcgtcaccaaacaggactatatcatctgcgtattctaaatcgataagtggacctcctagGAGATTAATTTCTGAAAATTTAGACAACGAGAACGTTGTTTCTAGCAGTAGATATGACgttattgaacaaaaatggagataatgAACAGCCtcgacggacaccacttgaggttgcgaaatcagatgacagcTCGCCATAaactctgactcgactagtagtagtagagaaccttcacaaggtttatgtacttttgaggtacacctttcagtgacagacactgccatagaacctctcGGTTTACAGAGTCAAATACTACTTTCAAGTCAggaaaaactatcattgtcggacgcctATAAGCATGCCTGTtttagaacctgacgaatggtgaatacgtggtcgatgcagccacgactatGTCTGAAACCAGCCCGATTTATTCGTGTTTACAGTTCGCCCGTCTTTGTTATGCGCCCGATAACTATTGAGGCTAGCATTTTAGTCAATCTAATCCCTTtgtggttatcacaggatggtGTCGATCACCCCTGATATATTGGGACAATTAGTGATTGCGACCAAACAGATATGACTATCTCCAACTCCCAGGTtctaaaatattaatcaacctAATCGCCAAAATTGGATCACCAtgcttaaagacctctggagccaatccatctgaacCAGTTCCTCTTCcttgtttcagattagctatggTTTCTTGGACTTTAATCAGAGTCGGGAGCCTACTTCAATGTTTCATTCAGGCTGTTCGGAATGGTGGGTCGTGGCTGAACAGCCCCttagtgttccgcccatcgttctaaacgtctgagTAGAGAGCC comes from Schistosoma haematobium chromosome 3, whole genome shotgun sequence and encodes:
- the ATP5F1A_2 gene encoding ATP synthase subunit alpha, mitochondrial (EggNog:ENOG410N4DT~COG:C), with the translated sequence MSSFRAAGLVARQLSNRNPCVFKQLGCRWLSTSSTLKAGAPEFSSILEERILGQTLQTNLEETGRVLSIGDGIARVYGLKNIQAEEMVEFSSGLKGMALNLEPDNVGVVVFGNDKLIREGDIVKRAGAIVDVPVGVELLGRVVDALGNPIDGAGAINTKTRQRVGVKAPGIIPRISVREPMQTGIKAVDSLVPIGRGQRELIIGDRQTGKTAIAVDTIINQKRFNDAADEKKKLYCIYVAIGQKRSTVAQLVKRLTDADAIKYTIIVSATASDAAPLQYLAPYAGCAMGEYFRDNGKHALIIYDDLSKQAVAYRQMSLLLRRPPGREAYPGDVFYLHSRLLERAAKMNDSYGGGSLTALPVIETQAGDVSAYIPTNVISITDGQIFLETELFHKSIRPAINVGLSVSRVGSAAQTKAMKQVAGRMKLELAQYREVAAFAQFGSDLDASTQSLLNRGVRLTELLKQNQYAPMAIEQQVVVIYAGVRGHLDKLDPSKIIHFEKDFLKFVLANHQDLLKTIREDGELKPATDEKLKKIVVDFLAGYQVSP